In the Streptomyces spororaveus genome, AGCCACCGGCAGCCCGCAGAGCGACGCCGCCCGGGGTGACGCGCTCGCCAGGAAGCTGGTCAAGGAAGCGACCGGCAAGGGCGCCTACAACCACCTCAAGGTCCTGCAGTCGCTCGCGGACTACAACAACGGCAACCGCGCGGCCGGTTCCAAGGGGCACGTGCAGTCGGCCAAGTACGTCGAGGCCGTGATGAAGGCGGCCGGCTACCAGGTCACGAAGAACGAGTTCGACTTCGTGTACGTCGAGACCATCGAGGAGAAGCTGACGGTGGGCGGCGCGAACCAGCGCGACGTGCCCATCCACCTGATGTCCTACACGGCGAGCAGCCCGGAGGGCGGTGTGACCGCCGGCGTCGCCGTCGCCCCGGTCGACGCGGACGGGACGAACGGCTGCGAGCCCGGAGACTTCGCCTCCGGCACCTTCACCGGCAAGATCGCCCTGGTCAAGCGCGGCGGCTGCACCTTCGCGGTGAAGCAGGCCAACGCGGCGGCGGCCGGCGCCGTCGGCGCGATCATCTACAACAACACCGCGGGCGCCCTCAACGGAACCCTCGGCGACCCGAACGCGGGCAAGATCCCGACGGGTGGCATCACCCAGGCGGACGGCGAGAAGCTCGCCGCAGAGGCCGCGGCCGGCCCGGTCGAGGTCACCCTCGACATCCGGCAGCTGCGCGAGAACCGCAAGACGTACAACGTCATCGCCGAGACCAAGGGCGGCGACGAGAACAACACCGTCTTCCTCGGCTCGCACCTCGACTCGGTCGCGGCCGGCCCGGGCATCAACGACAACGGTTCCGGCTCGGCCGGCATCCTCCAGGTCGCGCAGCGCCTCGCGAGCAGCCAGACGAAGGTCAAGAACAAGGTCAAGTTCGCCTGGTGGTCGGCGGAGGAGTTCGGCCTGCTCGGCTCCGAGGCGTACGTCGCCGGGCTGACGGACGCGCAGAAGAAGCAGATCAAGCTCTACCTGAACTTCGACATGATCGCCTCGCCGAACTCCGCGTACTTCGTCTACGACGGCGACGACTCGGACGCGACCGGCTCGGGCCCCGGCCCCCAGGGGTCCGCCCAGCTGGAGAAGGGGATCAACGACTTCCTCGACTCGCAGAAGATCCCGCACGAGGGCACGGACTTCTCGGGCCGCTCGGACTACGGCCCCTTCATCGAGGTGGGCATCCCGTCCGGCGGCACCTTCACCGGCGCCGAGGGCATCAAGACCCCGGAGCAGGCCGCGAAGTTCGGCGGCCAGGCGGGCGTCGCCTACGACGTGAACTACCACGGCAAGGGTGACGACATCACCAACATCGACCAGAAGGCGCTCGACATCAACGTCGACGTCATCGCGGACGCGGTCGGCCACTACGCCTTCGACCTGGCCCCGCTGTCGAAGCCGGTCGTCTCGCAGCCGACGAGCGGCTCGGGCAGCGGCGGCGGCCTGCACCAGGGCCACGACGAGCTGACCCGGTAGGCACGCGGGCGGGCGGAGAGCGGCAGGGCCGGGGTCCCCAGCGGGTCCCGGCCCCTCCGCGTTCCGGGCAGGGTCAGCGCGCCGCCGGCGGGCCCCCGGCGCCCGGCCACGCGGGGGCCGTGATGCCGACCGGCTGGAGCAGCCAGCCGAAGGCGCCCAGCCCGGCGCGGTCCGTGAGCTCCGCCGCCTCACCGGCCGAGGACAGGGCCCGTACGTAGGCCGCCGGGTCCGCCGAGGCCAGGGCCAGCGGGGGCCGGGCGCCCGAGACGCCGAGCGCGGCCAGGGCCTCGCGCTGGGTCAGCAGGACCGCCCCGGGCCCCGCGCAGGAGTCCAGGGCCACGTGGGCGGTGACGTCGCAGGAGCCGTCCGGGACCGGCGGGACCTCCCGGCCACCCCGGAAGCCCGTCAGGGTGCCGTACGGGGGCCGCGCGCCCCGGGTGTGGGCGTAGTCCACCGCGACCGCCAGACCCCGCTCCAGAGATCCCGCGGCGCCCGCCCAGGCCTCGTCGCGGGCCCGGCCGATCTCGGCACGGCCGCCGCCGGGCCACCACCGGTCCAGCCAGGCCCGGTCCGGGCCGTCCAGCGGGCCGCCCGGGCTCTCCGTACCGTCCGGGGCGACCAGCACGTAGCGCCCGTCCTCGGCGACCTCCAGCGGCACGTTGTCCAGCCATTCGTTGGCGAAGAGCAGGCCCGTCGTCCTCTCCGGCACGGCCTGGACCCAGCGGATCCGCGGGTCGAGCCCGGCGGGCCGGTCCGCCCGTTCCACGGCGTACGGGCGCACCCGCGCGGCCGTCCCCGGCTCCAGCGCGGCGAGCACCCCGGCCAGCAGCTCCCCCCGGCCCGCCCCGACGTCGACCAGGTCCAGCTCCGCCGGGTGTCCGAGCTCCTCGTCCACCCACCGCAGCAGCCGGGCCACGGCCGCGGCGTACAGCGGCGAGGCGTGCACGGAGGTACGGAAGTGCCCGGCGGGTCCGGGGCCGCCCGGGCGTACGTAGAAGCCGCCGGGCCCGTACAGCGCGGCCTCCATCGCGTCGCGCCACCGGACCGGACCCGCCTCTGCACCCTGAGAGCTCACCGGACAAAGGCTAAGCTTCCGTCCACCTCTGGGAGTACGCAGCGGGGGTCAGGTTCGGACCTCTGGTTGACTCCAGCACCTATCCGCGTTCCCTACTCTGGGTTACGTGCAGCGCCTCTACGACTTCCTCCGCAGACACCCGACGGGCGTCGACAGCTTCTGGGCTGTCTTCCTCTTCGGGATCGGGATGCTGCAGGTGGCCGACGACAGTTTCAGCAGCACCACCGCCCGGATGCTCGCCGTCCCCGTAGTGGTGGCGATGAGCATCGTGGTGGCCCTGCGCCGCAGGTGGACCCGGGCGATGTTCTGGCTGGCCGCCGCCACCGGCGTCTACCAGCTGATCACCCACACCGACGCGAACACCGCCGACGTCGCGATGCTGATCATCCTGTACACGGTCGCCGCCTCCTCCGAGATCTCGCGCCGGATGTCCCGTACCGCGTTCGCCATCGGATTCCTCGCCGCCCCCGTGTACGCCGTGCGCTTCGCGGTGGACCAGGGCAACCTCCGCGAGAACGCCCTCTTCGTGCTCTTCGCGATCGTCCCGTTCGCCCTCGCCTGGGTGCTCGGCGACTCCCTGCGCACCCGCCGGGCGTACTACGCCCAGCTCGTCGAGCGGAACCAGCGCCTGGAGAACCAGCGTGAGGCCCAGGCCAAGGTGGCCGTCGCCGCCGAGCGCGCCCGGATCGCCCGCGAGCTGCACGACGTCGTCGCGCACAACGTCTCGGTGATGGTGGTCCAGGCGGACGGGGCCGCGTACGTCATGGACGCGGCCCCCGAACAGGCCAAGGAAGCCCTCCAGACCATCTCCGGCACCGGCCGCCAGGCCCTGGCCGAGATGCGGCGGCTGCTGGGCGTCCTGCGGACCGGCGAGCCGCAGGAGTCCGAGGACTACGTGCCCCAGCCGGACGTCGAGCAGATCGAAGTCCTGGTCGAGCAGGTACGGGTGGCAGGGCTCGCGGTGGACTTCGAGGTCGAGGGCGCGCCCCGGCGGCTGCCCAGCGGCGTCGAGCTGACCGCGTACCGGATCGTGCAGGAGGCGCTGACCAACACCCGCAAGCACGGCGGCCCCGACGCGAAGGCCAGCGTCCGGCTGGTCTACTTCGACGACGGGCTCGGCCTGCTGATCGAGGACGACGGCCGGGGCGCGGCCCACGAGCTGTACGAGGACGGCGGCGCGGACGGCGCCGGGCACGGGCTGATCGGCATGCGCGAGCGGATCGGTATGGTCGGCGGAACCCTGGACGCGGGGCCTCGGCCCGGTGGCGGCTTCCGGATCAGCGCACTGCTTCCCCTGAAGAAGAGATGACGAGGACGAGGTAACTGATGTCCATCCGAGTGATGCTGGTCGACGACCAGGTGCTGCTGCGCACCGGCTTCCGGATGGTGCTCGCCGCCCAGCCGGACATGGAGGTCGTCGCCGAGGCGGGCGACGGCCTGGAGGCGCTGGAGGTGCTGCGGGCCACGAAGGTGGACGTGGTGCTGATGGACGTCCGCATGCCCAGGCTGGACGGGGTGGAGGCGACGCGGCGGATCTGCGAGCCGGAGGAGCACCCGAAGGTGATCATCCTGACCACCTTCGACCTGGACGAGTACGCCTTCTCGGGCCTGAAGGCGGGCGCGAGCGGGTTCATGCTGAAGGACGTCCCGCCGGGCGAGCTGCTCGCGGCCATCCGCTCGGTGCACAGCGGGGACGCGGTGGTGGCCCCGTCCACGACGCGGCGCCTGCTGGACCGCTTCGCGCCGATGCTGCCGACGACCACGCAGGAGCCGCAGAACAAGGAGGTCGAGCGGCTGACGGAGCGCGAGCGCGAGGTCATGCTGCTGGTGGCGCAGGGCCTGTCGAACGGCGAGATCGCGGCCCGGCTGGTCCTGTCGGAGGCGACGGTCAAGACCCATGTGGGCCGCATCCTGACCAAGCTGGGGCTGCGCGACCGGGTCCAGGTGGTGGTCCTGGCCTACGAGACGGGCCTGGTCCGCGCGGGCGGCGGAGCCGGCTAGCCGGCCCCGGCCGCCCCCGTCGGGCGGGGCCGGCCCGGGGTCCGGCCGCTTCGGCGGAACCCCTCAGCCGCCCGGGCCCAGGGGCCGCTTGTAGTAGCGCCAGGGGAACCAGCCCGCACCGACCGGAATCCAGCCTTCCGATTCCATCCGCCGGTGCCGCGCGAGGGACGGGAGCGTCACCCGGCAGTGCTCCCAGGGGTGGTCGGAGGCCTCCACCTCGTGGAAGAAGGGGCCGTAGCCGACCACGTGCCAGCCGTCGCGGCCGGCCTCGTCCAGGGCGGCCATCTCGTTGAAGGCGGACAGGCCCCCGAGGGTCCGGCGCTTGGGGGAGTCCGGCCCCCCGGCGGGCGGCGCCGACGAGCCCGCGCCACCGGCCGCCTTGCCCGCGAAGCGCTGCTGGGCGGCCTGGCGGCTCACGCCCAGGACGCGGCCCACCGCGTCCCAGCTGTGGCCGGCGGCCCTGGCGCCCTGAACGGCCTCGCGCAGCAGCCGGCTCGCCTCCTCGGCGCCGACGCGCGAGGCGTCCACCAGGCGCAGGTATCCGTGGGGGTCGTGTTCGAGCGATTCGGCCAGCCCCTCCGGGGCGCCGAGGACGGCCGCGGCGATCCCTTCCCGGATCCGGTCCATCTCCACCGGCTCAAGCAGCGGTTCGCCGCTCATCGGCGCAGTCCGGCGAGGGGTTCGAGGGCGTCGAGGACCGCCTCGTCGCGGCGCGCCCGCTCGGAGCGCGCCGCCGCCCGGGCGGCCAGTGCGGCCGTGCAGGCGATGAGCGCCAGACCCACGAGGATCAGGGCGAGGGTGGCGGGGGTACCGAGCCGGTCGCCGGACACCGCGGTCAGGGCGGGCAGACCCACGCCGAGCGGCACGGCGGCGGCCATGGACGGGGTGGCGGGAAGGAGGTTCCGGTGGTCCTTCGATCGCAAGATCAACATATGTCAAGGAAACCTTGACGTGATCACTTTGTCAAGATTCCCTTGACGCGGGGCGCGGGATCGTGGCGGGACGGCCTCACGCCTCCGGGCCGGGCTCGGTCATCCAACGGTCCGGGCGGGCCGTGGCCCGGGAGGTGCGGGAGCGGGCGGCCTGGTCGTACAGCAGCGTCGCGGCCTCCGGCTCCGGACGGAGCCGGGCCGTGACCGTGCAGTTCGCGCCGGTGTCCACGTGGACGTCGGCGACGCCGCGGGCGCGGGCCCACGGGCCCTGCGTGAAGCGGACGCTCTGCACCTTGGCGTGCGGGACGATGTCCGTACGGAGGCACAGGCGGCCGTGCCGCGCGGCGAACACCTCCGGGGACAGCGCCAGGGCGTAGCCCTTCCACCACACCGGGACCACCCAGCGGGACCCGGTCCGCGGGGAGCCGGAGAAGGACAGGGCCGCCAGGTCCACCCCGGGCAGCACCCGGGCGACGACGGCGAAGGCGGCGTCCTTCGAGGCCACGGGGACCAGGACCGTGTTGTTCGAGCCCGCCACCTTCAGCTCCACCCGGACCAGGCCGCGCCGGCGCCACAGCAGCGGCTGCACGATCCGTACGCACTGCACGCGCCCCGGCGGCACCGTCTCGTGGGCCCGGTCCAGCAGTCCGTGGTCCAGGCGCAGCCCGTCCGGGGATTCGGCGACCCGCCAGTCGTACTCGGTGAGGAAGCGGCCCGCGGTGCCCGCCCAGACCGCGCCGAGCATCGGGAGCACCGCGGCGAGGGCCGCCCACGGGCTGGAGCTGAGCCACCACACGACGGCCGGCACGGCCAGCCCGGGAACCAGCAGCACCCAGACGCCCAGGTTGAGGAGCAGCGAGACGACGAGCTCGCGCGGGGTCACGTGCAGCAGTTCGCGTTCGGGGGCCTCGCCCAGGCTCACGGCCTCCTCGGGGGCGAAGCCGGCCGCGCGGGCGAGGAGCTCGGCACGCAGGGCCACGGCCTCCTGCTCGCCGAGGAAGGACAGCTGGTCCTTCTCCTCGGTGCCGATGACGTCGAGCCGGAGGCTGGCGACGCCGGTCAGCCGGGCCAGGAGGGGGCGTGTGACGTCCACGGCCTGGAGCCGGTCGAGGCGGATGTGCGCGGTGCGCCGGAAGAAGAGCCCGG is a window encoding:
- a CDS encoding PH domain-containing protein encodes the protein MSSGPQGSDPRPEVRDAQTAPGPSAAGRPAAESAAGGQVERRLHPFTPLRRAWVPIAATVGVLAQQGDQAGRWVADLSALLRVAAVAGLILVFGAYGFLSWWFTHYAITDTELRIRTGLFFRRTAHIRLDRLQAVDVTRPLLARLTGVASLRLDVIGTEEKDQLSFLGEQEAVALRAELLARAAGFAPEEAVSLGEAPERELLHVTPRELVVSLLLNLGVWVLLVPGLAVPAVVWWLSSSPWAALAAVLPMLGAVWAGTAGRFLTEYDWRVAESPDGLRLDHGLLDRAHETVPPGRVQCVRIVQPLLWRRRGLVRVELKVAGSNNTVLVPVASKDAAFAVVARVLPGVDLAALSFSGSPRTGSRWVVPVWWKGYALALSPEVFAARHGRLCLRTDIVPHAKVQSVRFTQGPWARARGVADVHVDTGANCTVTARLRPEPEAATLLYDQAARSRTSRATARPDRWMTEPGPEA
- a CDS encoding sensor histidine kinase, whose amino-acid sequence is MQRLYDFLRRHPTGVDSFWAVFLFGIGMLQVADDSFSSTTARMLAVPVVVAMSIVVALRRRWTRAMFWLAAATGVYQLITHTDANTADVAMLIILYTVAASSEISRRMSRTAFAIGFLAAPVYAVRFAVDQGNLRENALFVLFAIVPFALAWVLGDSLRTRRAYYAQLVERNQRLENQREAQAKVAVAAERARIARELHDVVAHNVSVMVVQADGAAYVMDAAPEQAKEALQTISGTGRQALAEMRRLLGVLRTGEPQESEDYVPQPDVEQIEVLVEQVRVAGLAVDFEVEGAPRRLPSGVELTAYRIVQEALTNTRKHGGPDAKASVRLVYFDDGLGLLIEDDGRGAAHELYEDGGADGAGHGLIGMRERIGMVGGTLDAGPRPGGGFRISALLPLKKR
- a CDS encoding SAM-dependent methyltransferase; translation: MEAALYGPGGFYVRPGGPGPAGHFRTSVHASPLYAAAVARLLRWVDEELGHPAELDLVDVGAGRGELLAGVLAALEPGTAARVRPYAVERADRPAGLDPRIRWVQAVPERTTGLLFANEWLDNVPLEVAEDGRYVLVAPDGTESPGGPLDGPDRAWLDRWWPGGGRAEIGRARDEAWAGAAGSLERGLAVAVDYAHTRGARPPYGTLTGFRGGREVPPVPDGSCDVTAHVALDSCAGPGAVLLTQREALAALGVSGARPPLALASADPAAYVRALSSAGEAAELTDRAGLGAFGWLLQPVGITAPAWPGAGGPPAAR
- a CDS encoding response regulator transcription factor, which gives rise to MSIRVMLVDDQVLLRTGFRMVLAAQPDMEVVAEAGDGLEALEVLRATKVDVVLMDVRMPRLDGVEATRRICEPEEHPKVIILTTFDLDEYAFSGLKAGASGFMLKDVPPGELLAAIRSVHSGDAVVAPSTTRRLLDRFAPMLPTTTQEPQNKEVERLTEREREVMLLVAQGLSNGEIAARLVLSEATVKTHVGRILTKLGLRDRVQVVVLAYETGLVRAGGGAG
- a CDS encoding M28 family metallopeptidase translates to MPSRRIAAATAALAAAALVSPLLLAGPAGATGSPQSDAARGDALARKLVKEATGKGAYNHLKVLQSLADYNNGNRAAGSKGHVQSAKYVEAVMKAAGYQVTKNEFDFVYVETIEEKLTVGGANQRDVPIHLMSYTASSPEGGVTAGVAVAPVDADGTNGCEPGDFASGTFTGKIALVKRGGCTFAVKQANAAAAGAVGAIIYNNTAGALNGTLGDPNAGKIPTGGITQADGEKLAAEAAAGPVEVTLDIRQLRENRKTYNVIAETKGGDENNTVFLGSHLDSVAAGPGINDNGSGSAGILQVAQRLASSQTKVKNKVKFAWWSAEEFGLLGSEAYVAGLTDAQKKQIKLYLNFDMIASPNSAYFVYDGDDSDATGSGPGPQGSAQLEKGINDFLDSQKIPHEGTDFSGRSDYGPFIEVGIPSGGTFTGAEGIKTPEQAAKFGGQAGVAYDVNYHGKGDDITNIDQKALDINVDVIADAVGHYAFDLAPLSKPVVSQPTSGSGSGGGLHQGHDELTR